TCGTGTGGGCCCGTTGTGGGGGCAGATTCCGTCGCGATTGATTTGGTTCGTTGGAAAATTCGCCGAGGGTCAAAACGCATTGGTTCAAACGCGGGTAAAGGCGGATTTCGAGTGTCTAAAGACGGAACTTGCGCCTGAAGTGTTTGGACGGAAGCAGAATCCGTTCGCCTTGCGCCTGCGGTGGGTTGAAAGTTTGGAAGGCGCGGGGGAAAAGGTTTATGTGTTTCCTGCCTGTTGCTTGAATTACGCCAGGGAGCAGGGCGTGCACTGCTACGCGTGTCCACGCTTGACCGAAGCGCAGCGCGCGGCGATGCGGGCCGAATTTCGGGCATCACGGCATTGACGGAACAGGGTGGTAGCTTCGATGCATGCATACTCAGACGCGGTGGTGCGTTCGCAGGGGAAACGACGCCACAGGGCATTTGCGGCGACATGGGTCATCGCTGGCGGGCTGGCGGCGCTTACACTGAGCGTGGCGCTGTCGATTTCGGTGGGGGCCGACCATGTGCCGCTTCCGGCAGTCTGGAACGCGGTGTTTCATTTCAATGCCAAACAAACCTCTGACCAAGTCATACACACCATTCGTCTGCCTCGGGCGGCGGCCGCGCTGCTCGTGGGAGCTGCGTTCGCCGTTGCGGGCTCGCTGATGCAAGGGATGACTCGAAATCCCTTGGCTGACCCTGGCTTGTTGGGGATTAACAGTGGTTCGGAATTCGTGCTTGCCGTATGTATGGCTTCCGACCCTCATATGCCCTTTTTCGGACTGCTCATGCTGTCCTTTTGCGGCGCAGGGCTGGGTGCGGCACTCGTGTATGGGATGGGTTCACTGTCCAAGGGTGGTTTGACACCGGTTCGCCTGACCTTGTCCGGGGCCGCGGTCAGCGCGCTCTTGGTCGCGCTCAGTCAGGGCATCGCACTGTACTTCGGGCTGAGTCAAGACCTGAGCTACTGGCTGGCTGGTGGATTATCGAACACGACCTGGCTGCAAGTCCACCTCATGTTTCCATGGGTGGCCGCGGGCCTCATCGCGGCGCTCTTGCTGTCCAAGCCATTGACCGTCCTCAGCCTCGGCGAGGACGTGGCTGGGTCACTTGGACAGCGGCCTGGACTGATTCAGGCAGCGGCAGCAGCGACGGTTCTGGTGCTGGCCGGGTCTGCGGTTTCG
Above is a genomic segment from Alicyclobacillus cycloheptanicus containing:
- a CDS encoding FecCD family ABC transporter permease, whose amino-acid sequence is MHAYSDAVVRSQGKRRHRAFAATWVIAGGLAALTLSVALSISVGADHVPLPAVWNAVFHFNAKQTSDQVIHTIRLPRAAAALLVGAAFAVAGSLMQGMTRNPLADPGLLGINSGSEFVLAVCMASDPHMPFFGLLMLSFCGAGLGAALVYGMGSLSKGGLTPVRLTLSGAAVSALLVALSQGIALYFGLSQDLSYWLAGGLSNTTWLQVHLMFPWVAAGLIAALLLSKPLTVLSLGEDVAGSLGQRPGLIQAAAAATVLVLAGSAVSVAGPIGFVGLVIPHLARFAVGVDYRLVIPCSAVLGGLLLVLSDLGARMIHPPYETPIGAVIALVGVPFFLYLTRRSRRGL